A genomic window from Onychostoma macrolepis isolate SWU-2019 chromosome 22, ASM1243209v1, whole genome shotgun sequence includes:
- the LOC131530879 gene encoding protein NLRC5-like isoform X2 — MSEKSDQSHDPSPNLSGETPSSTKSVRSGSHVSSSLSAKSDCSKDYEPPNFREKNPSSTKSVRSGSHMSSSVSVKSDQSKDKPLNFSEKISPTKRVQHEKLDTKVQKCHFHKKFRENLHSIFQDLENKIITFLKYELEKFKKILKKENTQYFVRDTEDMCRIKEAALDLTLYFLREMKQDEAADTLEDKLVFMHLKSNLKKKYQCVFEGIAKQGDATLLNSIYTDLYITQGCTEQVNTEHEVRQIEVTSRRHESQEIQVECTNLFQPGKDKKIKTVLTKGVAGIGKSVSVQKFVLDWAEGRENQDISFIFPLPFREMNLKDKEKQSLMDLITLFFPETKGLNLAKRNMYKVLFILDGLDEFRLPLNFECNETWSDVSSPASLDVLLTNLIKGNLLPSALIWITTRPAAASKIPPDCIDRVTEIRGFNDAQKEEYFRKRFKDENQAKEIIDHVKKSKSLFIMCHIPVFCWISATVLKNILEMKTNNDQKNNQANNVSKTLQESNTEDTPKTLTQMYTHFLRFQILQSRRKYDGEYTPDISWDKDAILSLGKLAFQQLERNNVIFYESDLEACGIDVYKASVYSGMCTQIFKEERGIILGTMYCFVHLSIQEFIAALYAHLFLDIHKNSVFVHESTEQDNKNETVTDLLKTVVDKALESDNGHLDLFLRFLLGLSIQSNRLLLQGLLTQQDDNDQSKKEIVQYIKHKFEANLSPERSINLFYCLNELNDQTLVKEIQTHLSKGSLSSADLSPAQWSAMAFVLLTSKEELEEFELQKFKKSDECLIRLSAVIKNSKIALLNDCDLTDRSCSALATILGSDTSLKEMNMNNNNLQDSGVKLLCTGLENVKCELEILRLSDCSITEEGYKALASALRSNPSHLIELDLTGNDPGQSGVKELNDLLQDPNCQLKTLRFLSPDAEEACQHLTGVVGKNPLLLRELNLSGHELGDTRVNQIAALLLDKHCHLNTLQLHDCGLTEESCSALATVLRSNSSLKELDMSNNNLQDSGVKKLQNGLENTNCTLQKLRLSNCSITEEGYKALASALRSNPSHLIELDLTGNDPGQSGVKQLNDLLQDPNCQLKTLRFLGPDADEACQYVTGIVGENLLLLRELNLSERELGDTRVNQIAALLQDKHCKLNTLILNNSDITEDGCRVLAAALNSNSSNLKELNLSKNKLGNSGMKIILTLFENVQCRLEKLKLNCISITGEGCAALASAFNSNLRELDLSENQLGNLGVTEISSELRNSQCTLQILRLSDCSITEDGYKALASALRSNPSHLIELDLTGNDPGQSGVKQLDDLLQDPNCQLKTLRFLGPAADEACQDVNRVLGENLLHLRELNLSEHKLGLSGLNKLAAVLQDKHCKLNTLILNNSDITEEDCRVLTAALNSNSSNLTELNLSETKLRNSGMKIFSTLFKNEQCRLKKLMFNCISITAEGCAALTSAFNSNPSNLIELDLSGNKLENSGVTEICTLLGNSQCTLQILRLLDCSITEEGYKALASALRSNPSHLIELDLTGNDPGQSGVEQLNELLQDPNCQLKTLRFLGPAADEACQYVTKVQGENPLLLRELNLSRHELGDTRVNQIAALLQDKHCKLNTLTLCGCSITENQCLILTLALKSNPSHLRELDLSGNKIENKGVKHICDLLIDFRCKMEKLRLRCCDVTDEGCSAVTSALKSNPSHLRELDLSENKLGDSGFENISNLLMSPQCKLEILALCKCSIREKQCVFLTSALKSNPSHLRELDLSGNVLKHTRVTKFYDILKDSRCKLERLRLRYCAIKAEDCLALTSALKSNPSHLRELALSGNELGQLGATNLSDLLMSPQCKLEKLDLCRCRITEKQCVILTSALKSNPSHLRELDLSENQLGDSGVENLGVLLSSSQCKLEKLHLCGCRITEKQCLILTSDLCSNPSHLRELDLSGNKIENKGVQILCDVLNHSHCKLERLSLNDCGLSDVACMAQSLAETKALLFLRELDLSNNKIGDSKQQLIDVLRDSNCKLCLEKEHLLSWRAGVNYIGSFGGWLTSWSKTQEEPVESTEQEKVTVS, encoded by the exons ATGTCTGAGAAGAGTgaccagtcacatgatccttcaccaAACTTAAGTGGGGAAACACCATCATCTACAAAAAG TGTAAGATCAGGCTCACATGTGTCCAGCTCTCTGTCTGCGAAGAGTGACTGTTCAAAAGATTATGAGCCACCGAACTTCAGAGAGAAAAATCCATCATCTACCAAAAG TGTAAGATCAGGCTCACATATGTCcagctctgtgtctgtgaagagtgaCCAGTCAAAAGATAAACCACTGAACTTCAGTGAGAAAATATCACCGACCAAAAg GGTTCAACATGAGAAATTAGACACAAAGGTTCAGAAGTGCCACTTCCACAAGAAGTTCAGAGAAAATCTCCACAGCATATTCCAG GATCTTgagaacaaaataataacatttttgaagTATGAGCTGgaaaaatttaagaaaatattaaaaaaggaaaacacaCAATACTTTGTGAGAGATACAGAGGACATGTGCAGGATCAAAGAAGCAGCTCTTGATCTCACACTCTACTTCCTGAGAGAGATGAAGCAAGATGAAGCTGCTGATACTCTAGAAG ACAAGCTGGTCTTCATGCATCTTAAATCAAACCTAAAGAAAAAGTATCAATGTGTGTTTGAAGGAATTGCTAAGCAAGGTGATGCTACGCTTCTGAATAGCATCTACACAGATCTCTATATCACTCAGGGTTGTACTGAACAGGTCAATACTGAACATGAGGTAAGACAGATTGAAGTTACTTCCAGGCGTCATGAATCACAAGAGATACAGGTTGAATGCACAAATTTATTTCAACCTGGAAAAGACAAGAAGATCAAAACTGTACTGACAAAAGGAGTTGCTGGAATCGGAAAATCAGTCTCTGTGCAAAAGTTTGTTCTGGATTGGGCTGAAGGAAGAGAAAATCAAGACATCAGCTTCATATTTCCTCTTCCATTCAGAGAGATGAACTTAAAggataaagaaaaacaaagtttgATGGACCTTATAACTCTGTTTTTCCCAGAGACAAAAGGACTGAACCTTGCAAAGAGGAATATGTACAAAGTCCTGTTCATTCTTGATGGATTGGATGAATTTCGTCTTCCTCTGAACTTTGAGTGTAATGAGACGTGGTCTGATGTATCGTCACCAGCCTCTCTGGATGTTCTCCTAACAAACCTCATCAAGGGAAATCTGCTTCcttctgctctcatctggatcaccacCAGACCAGCAGCTGCCAGTAAGATTCCTCCTGACTGTATCGACCGAGTGACAGAGATACGAGGATTCAATGATGCACAAAAGGAGGAGTACTTCAGAAAAAGATTCAAAGATGAGAATCAGGCCAAAGAAATCATTGATCATGTTAAAAAATCAAAGAGTCTCTTtatcatgtgccacatcccagtCTTCTGCTGGATTTCAGCCACTGTTCTCAAGAACATTTtggaaatgaaaacaaataatgaTCAGAAAAACAATCAGGCAAATAACGTCTCCAAAACACTGCAGGAATCAAATACTGAAGACACTCCCAAGACTCTGACACAAATGTACACACACTTTCTACGCTTTCAGATCCTGCAGAGCAGACGAAAATATGATGGAGAATACACACCAGATATTTCCTGGGATAAAGACGCCATACTTTCACTGGGGAAACTGGCATTTCAACAACTGGAAAGAAACAATGTGATCTTCTATGAATCAGATCTGGAAGCTTGTGGTATTGATGTCTATAAAGCATCAGTGTATTCAGGCATGTGTACCCAGATCTTTAAGGAGGAAAGAGGGATCATTCTTGGTACCATGTACTGCTTTGTTCACTTGAGCATTCAAGAATTTATTGCAGCCCTTTATGCACATCTGTTTCTAGACATTCACAAGAACAGCGTGTTTGTTCATGAGTCTACAGAACAGGACAACAAAAATGAAACCGTGACTGATTTGCTCAAGACTGTAGTTGACAAAGCGCTTGAGAGTGACAATGGACACCTGGACCTTTTCCTTCGATTTCTTCTTGGCCTGTCAATCCAGTCCAATCGCCTACTCTTACAGGGTCTGTTGACACAGCAAGATGACAATGACCAGAGCAAAAAGGAAATCGTTCAGTACATCAAGCATAAATTTGAAGCTAATCTGTCTCCAGAGAGATCCATCAATCTGTTCTactgtctgaatgaactgaacGACCAAACTCTGGTGAAAGAGATTCAGACCCACCTTAGCAAAGGAAGTCTCTCATCTGCTGATCTTTCTCCTGCCCAGTGGTCTGCTATGGCCTTTGTGTTGTTGACATCAAAGGAAGAGCTGGAGGAGTTTGAGCTTCAGAAATTCAAGAAATCAGATGAGTGTCTCATTAGATTATCAGCAGTCATCAAAAACTCCAAAATAGCTCT ACTGAATGATTGTGACTTAACAGACAGAAGCTGTTCAGCTCTGGCTACAATTCTTGGTTCAGATACCAGTCTGAAAGAAATGaacatgaacaataataatctgcaggattcaggagtgaagctgctctgCACTGGACTGGAGAATGTAAAGTGTGAACTGGAGATACTGAG actttcagactgcagtatcactgaagaaggttataaagctctggcatcagctctgagatcaaacccttcacacctgatagagctggatctcacaggaaatgatcctggacaatcaggagtgaaggAGCTCAATGATTTACTGCAGGATCCAAACTGTCAACTGAAGACACTGAG GTTTTTGAGTCCTGATGCAGAAGAAGCCTGTCAGCATTTGACTGGAGTTGTGGGTAAAAATCCATTactcctgagagagctgaatctgagtgGACATGAACTAGGAGACACACGAGTGAATCAGATCGCTGCTCTACTGCTGGATAAACACTGTCATCTTAACACACTACA gcTGCATGATTGTGGTCTAACAGAGGAAAGCTGTTCAGCTCTCGCTACAGTCCTGAGATCAAACTCCAGTCTGAAAGAACTTGACATGAGCAACAATAatctgcaggattcaggagtgaagaaACTCCAGAACGGATTAGAAAATACAAACTGCACACTGCAGAAACTCAG ACTTTCAaactgcagtatcactgaagaaggttataaagctctggcttcagctctgagatcaaacccttcacacctgatagagctggatctcacaggaaatgatcctggacaatcaggagtgaagcagctcaatgatttactacaggatccaaactgtcagctgaagacactgag GTTTTTGGGACCTGATGCAGATGAAGCCTGTCAGTATGTGACTGGAATCGTGGGTGAAAACCTGTTactcctgagagagctgaatctgagtgaacgtgaactaggagacacacgagtgaatcagatcgctgctctactgcaggataaacactgtaaactcaacacactgat TCTGAATAACAGCGATATCACAGAAGACGGTTGTCGTGTTCTGGCTGCAGCTCTGAATTCAAATTCATCAAATCTGAAAGAGCTGAATCTGAGTAAGAATAAACTCGGAAACTCAGGAATGAAGATTATTTTGACTCTGTTTGAAAATGTACAGTGCAGACTGGAAAAGCTGAA GTTGAACTGCATCAGTATTACAggtgaaggttgtgctgctctggcatCAGCATTTAATTCAAACCtcagagagctggatctgagcgaGAATCAACTAGGAAACTTAGGAGTAACAGAAATCTCCAGTGAGCTGAGAAATTCACAATGCACCCTACAGATACTCAG actttcagactgcagtatcactgaagatggttataaagctctggcttcagctctgagatcaaacccttcacacctgatagagctggatctcacaggaaatgatcctggacaatcaggagtgaagcagctcgatgatttactacaggatccaaactgtcagctgaagacactgag GTTTTTGGGTCCTGCTGCAGATGAAGCCTGTCAGGATGTGAATAGAGTTCTGGGTGAAAACCTGTtacacctgagagagctgaatctgagtgAACATAAACTAGGACTCTCAGGACTGAACAAACTTGCTGCTGtactgcaggataaacactgtaaactcaACACACTGAT TCTGAATAACAGCGATATCACAGAAGAAGATTGTCGTGTTctgactgcagctttaaattcaAACTCTTCAAATCTGACAGAGCTGAATCTGAGTGAGACTAAACTCAGAAACTCAGGAATGAAGATCTTCTCGACTCTGTTTAAGAATGAACAGTGTAGACTGAAAAAACTGAT GTTTAATTGCATCAGTATTACAGcagaaggttgtgctgctctgactTCAGCATTTAATTCAAATCCTTCAAACCTGATAGAACTGGATCTGAGTGGAAATAAACTAGAAAACTCTGGAGTGACTGAAATCTGCACTCTACTGGGAAACTCTCAGTGCACATTGCAGATACTCAG ACTTTTagactgcagtatcactgaagaaggttataaagctctggcttcagctctgagatcaaacccttcacacctgatagagctggatctcacaggaaatgatcctggacaatcaggagtggAGCAGCTCAATGAGTTACTACAGGATCCAAACTGTCAGCTGAAGACACTGAG GTTTTTGGGTCCTGCTGCAGATGAAGCCTGCCAATATGTGACTAAAGTTCAGGGTGAAAACCCGTTACTCCTGAGAGAACTGAATCTGAGTAGACATGAACTAGGAGACACACGAGTGAATCAGATCGCTGCtctactgcaggataaacactgtaaactcaACACACTGAC tctgtgtggatgcagtattacagagaatcagtgtctcatcctgactttagctctgaaatcaaacccatcacacctgagagagctggacctgagtggaaataaaatagaaaacaaaggAGTAAAGCACATATGTGATCTACTGATTGATTTCCGTTGTAAAATGGAGAAATTGAG GTTAAGATGCTGTGATGTGACAGATGAAGGTTGTTCTGCTGTaacttcagctctgaaatcaaacccatcacacctgagagagctggacctcAGTGAGAATAAACTAGGAGACTCTGGATTTGAAAACATTAGCAATCTACTGATGAGTCCACAATGCAAGCTGGAAATACTAGC actGTGTAAATGCAGTATTAGAGAGAAGCAGTGTGTCTTtctgacttcagctctgaaatcaaacccatcacacctgagagaactggacCTCAGTGGAAATGTACTTAAACACACAAGAGTGACTAAATTTTATGATATACTGAAGGATTCACGCTGTAAACTGGAAAGATTGAG GTTAAGGTACTGTGCTATAAAAGCTGAAGATTGTTTAGCtctgacttcagctctgaaatcaaacccatcacacctgagagagctggccTTGAGTGGGAATGAACTAGGCCAGTTGGGAGCAACAAACCTCAGTGATCTACTGATGAGCCCACAATGCAAGCTGGAAAAACTAGA TCTGTGTAGATGCCGTATTACAGAGAAACAGTGTGTCatcctgacttcagctctgaaatcaaacccatcacacctgagagaactggacCTCAGTGAGAATCAACTAGGAGACTCTGGAGTTGAAAACCTTGGTGTTTTGTTGAGCAGTTCACAGTGCAAACTGGAAAAACTACA
- the LOC131530879 gene encoding NLR family CARD domain-containing protein 3-like isoform X3 translates to MSLSEKQSGSSGSRVSSSVSVKSDHSKGDGTPNFSEKQTSSIKSVRSGSHVSSSVSVKSDRSKDFGLPNFREKKTSSTKSVISGSHVFSSMSEKSDQSHDPSPNLSGETPSSTKSVRSGSHVSSSLSAKSDCSKDYEPPNFREKNPSSTKSVRSGSHMSSSVSVKSDQSKDKPLNFSEKISPTKRVQHEKLDTKVQKCHFHKKFRENLHSIFQDLENKIITFLKYELEKFKKILKKENTQYFVRDTEDMCRIKEAALDLTLYFLREMKQDEAADTLEDKLVFMHLKSNLKKKYQCVFEGIAKQGDATLLNSIYTDLYITQGCTEQVNTEHEVRQIEVTSRRHESQEIQVECTNLFQPGKDKKIKTVLTKGVAGIGKSVSVQKFVLDWAEGRENQDISFIFPLPFREMNLKDKEKQSLMDLITLFFPETKGLNLAKRNMYKVLFILDGLDEFRLPLNFECNETWSDVSSPASLDVLLTNLIKGNLLPSALIWITTRPAAASKIPPDCIDRVTEIRGFNDAQKEEYFRKRFKDENQAKEIIDHVKKSKSLFIMCHIPVFCWISATVLKNILEMKTNNDQKNNQANNVSKTLQESNTEDTPKTLTQMYTHFLRFQILQSRRKYDGEYTPDISWDKDAILSLGKLAFQQLERNNVIFYESDLEACGIDVYKASVYSGMCTQIFKEERGIILGTMYCFVHLSIQEFIAALYAHLFLDIHKNSVFVHESTEQDNKNETVTDLLKTVVDKALESDNGHLDLFLRFLLGLSIQSNRLLLQGLLTQQDDNDQSKKEIVQYIKHKFEANLSPERSINLFYCLNELNDQTLVKEIQTHLSKGSLSSADLSPAQWSAMAFVLLTSKEELEEFELQKFKKSDECLIRLSAVIKNSKIALLNDCDLTDRSCSALATILGSDTSLKEMNMNNNNLQDSGVKLLCTGLENVKCELEILRLSDCSITEEGYKALASALRSNPSHLIELDLTGNDPGQSGVKELNDLLQDPNCQLKTLRFLSPDAEEACQHLTGVVGKNPLLLRELNLSGHELGDTRVNQIAALLLDKHCHLNTLQLHDCGLTEESCSALATVLRSNSSLKELDMSNNNLQDSGVKKLQNGLENTNCTLQKLRLSDCSITEDGYKALASALRSNPSHLIELDLTGNDPGQSGVKQLDDLLQDPNCQLKTLRFLGPAADEACQDVNRVLGENLLHLRELNLSEHKLGLSGLNKLAAVLQDKHCKLNTLILNNSDITEEDCRVLTAALNSNSSNLTELNLSETKLRNSGMKIFSTLFKNEQCRLKKLMFNCISITAEGCAALTSAFNSNPSNLIELDLSGNKLENSGVTEICTLLGNSQCTLQILRLLDCSITEEGYKALASALRSNPSHLIELDLTGNDPGQSGVEQLNELLQDPNCQLKTLRFLGPAADEACQYVTKVQGENPLLLRELNLSRHELGDTRVNQIAALLQDKHCKLNTLTLCGCSITENQCLILTLALKSNPSHLRELDLSGNKIENKGVKHICDLLIDFRCKMEKLRLRCCDVTDEGCSAVTSALKSNPSHLRELDLSENKLGDSGFENISNLLMSPQCKLEILALCKCSIREKQCVFLTSALKSNPSHLRELDLSGNVLKHTRVTKFYDILKDSRCKLERLRLRYCAIKAEDCLALTSALKSNPSHLRELALSGNELGQLGATNLSDLLMSPQCKLEKLDLCRCRITEKQCVILTSALKSNPSHLRELDLSENQLGDSGVENLGVLLSSSQCKLEKLHLCGCRITEKQCLILTSDLCSNPSHLRELDLSGNKIENKGVQILCDVLNHSHCKLERLSLNDCGLSDVACMAQSLAETKALLFLRELDLSNNKIGDSKQQLIDVLRDSNCKLCLEKEHLLSWRAGVNYIGSFGGWLTSWSKTQEEPVESTEQEKVTVS, encoded by the exons ATGAGTCTCTCAGAGAAACAGAG TGGAAGTTCAGGCTCACGTGTGTCcagctctgtgtctgtgaagagtgaCCATTCAAAAGGAGATGGCACACCGAACTTCAGTGAGAAACAAACATCATCTATTAAAAG TGTAAGATCAGGCTCACATGTGTCcagctctgtgtctgtgaagagtgaCCGTTCAAAAGATTTTGGGCTACCAAAtttcagagagaaaaaaacatcatctACCAAAAG TGTAATATCAGGCTCACATGTGTTCAGCTCTATGTCTGAGAAGAGTgaccagtcacatgatccttcaccaAACTTAAGTGGGGAAACACCATCATCTACAAAAAG TGTAAGATCAGGCTCACATGTGTCCAGCTCTCTGTCTGCGAAGAGTGACTGTTCAAAAGATTATGAGCCACCGAACTTCAGAGAGAAAAATCCATCATCTACCAAAAG TGTAAGATCAGGCTCACATATGTCcagctctgtgtctgtgaagagtgaCCAGTCAAAAGATAAACCACTGAACTTCAGTGAGAAAATATCACCGACCAAAAg GGTTCAACATGAGAAATTAGACACAAAGGTTCAGAAGTGCCACTTCCACAAGAAGTTCAGAGAAAATCTCCACAGCATATTCCAG GATCTTgagaacaaaataataacatttttgaagTATGAGCTGgaaaaatttaagaaaatattaaaaaaggaaaacacaCAATACTTTGTGAGAGATACAGAGGACATGTGCAGGATCAAAGAAGCAGCTCTTGATCTCACACTCTACTTCCTGAGAGAGATGAAGCAAGATGAAGCTGCTGATACTCTAGAAG ACAAGCTGGTCTTCATGCATCTTAAATCAAACCTAAAGAAAAAGTATCAATGTGTGTTTGAAGGAATTGCTAAGCAAGGTGATGCTACGCTTCTGAATAGCATCTACACAGATCTCTATATCACTCAGGGTTGTACTGAACAGGTCAATACTGAACATGAGGTAAGACAGATTGAAGTTACTTCCAGGCGTCATGAATCACAAGAGATACAGGTTGAATGCACAAATTTATTTCAACCTGGAAAAGACAAGAAGATCAAAACTGTACTGACAAAAGGAGTTGCTGGAATCGGAAAATCAGTCTCTGTGCAAAAGTTTGTTCTGGATTGGGCTGAAGGAAGAGAAAATCAAGACATCAGCTTCATATTTCCTCTTCCATTCAGAGAGATGAACTTAAAggataaagaaaaacaaagtttgATGGACCTTATAACTCTGTTTTTCCCAGAGACAAAAGGACTGAACCTTGCAAAGAGGAATATGTACAAAGTCCTGTTCATTCTTGATGGATTGGATGAATTTCGTCTTCCTCTGAACTTTGAGTGTAATGAGACGTGGTCTGATGTATCGTCACCAGCCTCTCTGGATGTTCTCCTAACAAACCTCATCAAGGGAAATCTGCTTCcttctgctctcatctggatcaccacCAGACCAGCAGCTGCCAGTAAGATTCCTCCTGACTGTATCGACCGAGTGACAGAGATACGAGGATTCAATGATGCACAAAAGGAGGAGTACTTCAGAAAAAGATTCAAAGATGAGAATCAGGCCAAAGAAATCATTGATCATGTTAAAAAATCAAAGAGTCTCTTtatcatgtgccacatcccagtCTTCTGCTGGATTTCAGCCACTGTTCTCAAGAACATTTtggaaatgaaaacaaataatgaTCAGAAAAACAATCAGGCAAATAACGTCTCCAAAACACTGCAGGAATCAAATACTGAAGACACTCCCAAGACTCTGACACAAATGTACACACACTTTCTACGCTTTCAGATCCTGCAGAGCAGACGAAAATATGATGGAGAATACACACCAGATATTTCCTGGGATAAAGACGCCATACTTTCACTGGGGAAACTGGCATTTCAACAACTGGAAAGAAACAATGTGATCTTCTATGAATCAGATCTGGAAGCTTGTGGTATTGATGTCTATAAAGCATCAGTGTATTCAGGCATGTGTACCCAGATCTTTAAGGAGGAAAGAGGGATCATTCTTGGTACCATGTACTGCTTTGTTCACTTGAGCATTCAAGAATTTATTGCAGCCCTTTATGCACATCTGTTTCTAGACATTCACAAGAACAGCGTGTTTGTTCATGAGTCTACAGAACAGGACAACAAAAATGAAACCGTGACTGATTTGCTCAAGACTGTAGTTGACAAAGCGCTTGAGAGTGACAATGGACACCTGGACCTTTTCCTTCGATTTCTTCTTGGCCTGTCAATCCAGTCCAATCGCCTACTCTTACAGGGTCTGTTGACACAGCAAGATGACAATGACCAGAGCAAAAAGGAAATCGTTCAGTACATCAAGCATAAATTTGAAGCTAATCTGTCTCCAGAGAGATCCATCAATCTGTTCTactgtctgaatgaactgaacGACCAAACTCTGGTGAAAGAGATTCAGACCCACCTTAGCAAAGGAAGTCTCTCATCTGCTGATCTTTCTCCTGCCCAGTGGTCTGCTATGGCCTTTGTGTTGTTGACATCAAAGGAAGAGCTGGAGGAGTTTGAGCTTCAGAAATTCAAGAAATCAGATGAGTGTCTCATTAGATTATCAGCAGTCATCAAAAACTCCAAAATAGCTCT ACTGAATGATTGTGACTTAACAGACAGAAGCTGTTCAGCTCTGGCTACAATTCTTGGTTCAGATACCAGTCTGAAAGAAATGaacatgaacaataataatctgcaggattcaggagtgaagctgctctgCACTGGACTGGAGAATGTAAAGTGTGAACTGGAGATACTGAG actttcagactgcagtatcactgaagaaggttataaagctctggcatcagctctgagatcaaacccttcacacctgatagagctggatctcacaggaaatgatcctggacaatcaggagtgaaggAGCTCAATGATTTACTGCAGGATCCAAACTGTCAACTGAAGACACTGAG GTTTTTGAGTCCTGATGCAGAAGAAGCCTGTCAGCATTTGACTGGAGTTGTGGGTAAAAATCCATTactcctgagagagctgaatctgagtgGACATGAACTAGGAGACACACGAGTGAATCAGATCGCTGCTCTACTGCTGGATAAACACTGTCATCTTAACACACTACA gcTGCATGATTGTGGTCTAACAGAGGAAAGCTGTTCAGCTCTCGCTACAGTCCTGAGATCAAACTCCAGTCTGAAAGAACTTGACATGAGCAACAATAatctgcaggattcaggagtgaagaaACTCCAGAACGGATTAGAAAATACAAACTGCACACTGCAGAAACTCAG actttcagactgcagtatcactgaagatggttataaagctctggcttcagctctgagatcaaacccttcacacctgatagagctggatctcacaggaaatgatcctggacaatcaggagtgaagcagctcgatgatttactacaggatccaaactgtcagctgaagacactgag GTTTTTGGGTCCTGCTGCAGATGAAGCCTGTCAGGATGTGAATAGAGTTCTGGGTGAAAACCTGTtacacctgagagagctgaatctgagtgAACATAAACTAGGACTCTCAGGACTGAACAAACTTGCTGCTGtactgcaggataaacactgtaaactcaACACACTGAT TCTGAATAACAGCGATATCACAGAAGAAGATTGTCGTGTTctgactgcagctttaaattcaAACTCTTCAAATCTGACAGAGCTGAATCTGAGTGAGACTAAACTCAGAAACTCAGGAATGAAGATCTTCTCGACTCTGTTTAAGAATGAACAGTGTAGACTGAAAAAACTGAT GTTTAATTGCATCAGTATTACAGcagaaggttgtgctgctctgactTCAGCATTTAATTCAAATCCTTCAAACCTGATAGAACTGGATCTGAGTGGAAATAAACTAGAAAACTCTGGAGTGACTGAAATCTGCACTCTACTGGGAAACTCTCAGTGCACATTGCAGATACTCAG ACTTTTagactgcagtatcactgaagaaggttataaagctctggcttcagctctgagatcaaacccttcacacctgatagagctggatctcacaggaaatgatcctggacaatcaggagtggAGCAGCTCAATGAGTTACTACAGGATCCAAACTGTCAGCTGAAGACACTGAG GTTTTTGGGTCCTGCTGCAGATGAAGCCTGCCAATATGTGACTAAAGTTCAGGGTGAAAACCCGTTACTCCTGAGAGAACTGAATCTGAGTAGACATGAACTAGGAGACACACGAGTGAATCAGATCGCTGCtctactgcaggataaacactgtaaactcaACACACTGAC tctgtgtggatgcagtattacagagaatcagtgtctcatcctgactttagctctgaaatcaaacccatcacacctgagagagctggacctgagtggaaataaaatagaaaacaaaggAGTAAAGCACATATGTGATCTACTGATTGATTTCCGTTGTAAAATGGAGAAATTGAG GTTAAGATGCTGTGATGTGACAGATGAAGGTTGTTCTGCTGTaacttcagctctgaaatcaaacccatcacacctgagagagctggacctcAGTGAGAATAAACTAGGAGACTCTGGATTTGAAAACATTAGCAATCTACTGATGAGTCCACAATGCAAGCTGGAAATACTAGC actGTGTAAATGCAGTATTAGAGAGAAGCAGTGTGTCTTtctgacttcagctctgaaatcaaacccatcacacctgagagaactggacCTCAGTGGAAATGTACTTAAACACACAAGAGTGACTAAATTTTATGATATACTGAAGGATTCACGCTGTAAACTGGAAAGATTGAG GTTAAGGTACTGTGCTATAAAAGCTGAAGATTGTTTAGCtctgacttcagctctgaaatcaaacccatcacacctgagagagctggccTTGAGTGGGAATGAACTAGGCCAGTTGGGAGCAACAAACCTCAGTGATCTACTGATGAGCCCACAATGCAAGCTGGAAAAACTAGA TCTGTGTAGATGCCGTATTACAGAGAAACAGTGTGTCatcctgacttcagctctgaaatcaaacccatcacacctgagagaactggacCTCAGTGAGAATCAACTAGGAGACTCTGGAGTTGAAAACCTTGGTGTTTTGTTGAGCAGTTCACAGTGCAAACTGGAAAAACTACA